Part of the Candidatus Manganitrophaceae bacterium genome, CAAGGCCGAAGATCACCCCGGACCAGATGAAACAATTGATCAGCTCCAGCCCGGCAAAGATCGGCCACGGCATGCCAGCGAGCCCGATCGCCACGGCGCCGACGATCCGCATTCCGTAAAGGTATTGAAGGAGAAAAATGCTCAATGTCGGATGGGTCTGGAGGAGCGAGAGCGCCCGATCGATCTTCGGTCGCCAGCGGGGAAGCCACGCCAACAGATCTCTCTCATGCATGTATCGGCCCAAGGCGTAGAAGACGAGATGCCCGACATACGCGCCGAGGGCGCCGACCAGCCAGACGCGCGAAGCCGACAGGAGATGCTCGCGCGCCAGTCCGCCGGCAATCAAAAGGATCGCCTCTCCTTCGAAAAAGGTGCCGAGCAGAACACCCCAAAGGCCATAGTATTGAAGCAGCTCGATGAGAGACATCACGAACCCTTCCTGCTGCATCTACCGCTTCATTATCGCCGAACGGGTCGGAAGGCCGCAAGCCCCGCCGAAAAATTAAGATAAAGAACCCCGCCCTATATGTTAGGGCTCGACCAGAGGAAATCGATGTTGAACGGTTCTTATCTGTTGATGGAACATCCGTCGGTGTAAAA contains:
- a CDS encoding DedA family protein, yielding MQQEGFVMSLIELLQYYGLWGVLLGTFFEGEAILLIAGGLAREHLLSASRVWLVGALGAYVGHLVFYALGRYMHERDLLAWLPRWRPKIDRALSLLQTHPTLSIFLLQYLYGMRIVGAVAIGLAGMPWPIFAGLELINCFIWSGVIFGLGYSATELALHASPLIPKSLSLLFAVAVVVGLVYWLVRGERRLEEKPDSKR